One segment of Neobacillus endophyticus DNA contains the following:
- the fliG gene encoding flagellar motor switch protein FliG encodes MATGLKLNGRQKAAILLISMGKEASSKVFKHLQEEEIDQLTLSIASIHKVDTSEKEEVLQEFHDMCIAQDFLAMGGINYAQDVLENALGKDRANQIIQRLTTQLQVKPFDFARRIDPMQIYHFLQNEHPQTIALVLAHLEQEQASLILSSLPGDLQSDVARRIALLEQTSPEVIKEVEQILEKKLATTIRQDFTVVGGIDSIVSILNGVDRGTEKSILEHLEMNDKELVEEIKKRMFVFEDIISLDRRAIQRVIQEVENQDLLLSLKAASPEVKKVIMENMSKRMQETFEEEMQFLGPVRVKDVEEAQGRIVSVIRRLEDMGEIVISRGGTDEFVL; translated from the coding sequence ATGGCAACAGGATTAAAGTTAAATGGTAGACAAAAAGCGGCAATCTTGCTTATTTCTATGGGAAAGGAGGCTTCCTCAAAAGTCTTCAAACATTTGCAGGAAGAAGAGATTGATCAGCTTACACTTTCTATTGCAAGTATTCATAAAGTGGATACATCTGAGAAAGAAGAAGTCTTACAGGAATTTCATGACATGTGTATTGCTCAAGATTTCTTAGCGATGGGCGGTATTAATTATGCACAGGATGTGTTGGAAAATGCACTTGGGAAGGATCGAGCAAATCAAATTATTCAGCGATTAACAACTCAGCTGCAAGTTAAACCATTTGATTTTGCACGCCGAATTGATCCAATGCAAATCTATCATTTCTTACAAAATGAACATCCGCAAACCATTGCATTAGTTTTGGCGCACTTAGAGCAAGAGCAGGCATCCTTAATTCTATCTTCACTGCCTGGTGATCTTCAATCAGATGTGGCCAGAAGAATTGCCTTATTGGAACAAACCTCACCGGAAGTTATAAAAGAGGTTGAGCAAATCTTAGAGAAGAAACTTGCGACCACTATTCGTCAAGATTTCACTGTAGTGGGTGGTATCGATTCCATTGTAAGTATTCTTAATGGTGTGGATCGCGGTACTGAGAAGAGCATTCTTGAGCATTTAGAAATGAATGATAAAGAACTAGTGGAAGAAATCAAAAAACGCATGTTTGTATTCGAGGATATTATCAGTCTCGACCGCCGTGCGATCCAGCGTGTTATTCAAGAAGTTGAAAATCAAGATTTACTGCTATCCTTGAAAGCTGCAAGCCCAGAGGTCAAGAAAGTCATTATGGAAAATATGTCCAAGCGCATGCAGGAAACATTCGAGGAAGAAATGCAATTTCTTGGGCCAGTCAGAGTCAAAGATGTCGAAGAAGCACAAGGAAGAATTGTTTCTGTTATTCGCCGCTTAGAGGATATGGGTGAGATTGTCATTTCTCGAGGTGGAACAGATGAATTCGTACTCTAA
- a CDS encoding FliH/SctL family protein, translating into MNSYSKVFKASNVSLLDDIKVISKPYVPMKQALNHENGSDSHQEYQGDNNLNEYQIIQEANETAKSIIEKAEQDAHSMEEAASEKINLWWEDNHQKLAAISQEAKEAGYQEGIEIGKQEAIQQIRQEYEEKLNQANQLLNQAYEQKAAIISEAEPFLIELSTVIASQIIKQELSEHPDKFVDLVKQHILRFKEKEYITVCVHPDDFDFIQGQRAHLISVVNGETEFKILPDHSVSPKGCVIRTAYGSVDARIDTQIEEIKKVILEARGREQESDIIN; encoded by the coding sequence ATGAATTCGTACTCTAAAGTTTTCAAAGCATCTAATGTATCCTTGCTCGATGACATTAAAGTGATCAGCAAACCTTATGTTCCAATGAAACAAGCGTTGAATCATGAAAATGGTTCTGATAGTCACCAGGAATACCAGGGTGATAACAATTTAAATGAGTATCAAATTATTCAAGAAGCTAATGAAACAGCTAAATCCATTATTGAAAAGGCCGAACAGGATGCACATTCAATGGAAGAGGCTGCATCTGAGAAAATAAATCTATGGTGGGAAGATAATCACCAAAAACTGGCGGCTATCTCCCAAGAAGCCAAAGAAGCAGGCTATCAAGAGGGGATAGAAATCGGCAAACAAGAAGCTATTCAACAAATTAGACAAGAATATGAAGAAAAACTAAACCAGGCAAATCAGCTTCTTAACCAAGCATATGAACAAAAAGCAGCAATCATATCAGAAGCCGAACCGTTTCTTATTGAATTAAGTACGGTGATTGCCTCGCAAATCATCAAGCAGGAACTTTCCGAACATCCAGACAAATTTGTCGATTTAGTCAAGCAGCATATTCTTCGTTTTAAAGAAAAAGAGTATATAACCGTCTGCGTTCATCCGGATGATTTTGATTTTATTCAAGGACAAAGGGCCCATCTAATTTCAGTTGTAAATGGTGAGACAGAGTTTAAAATCTTGCCTGATCACTCAGTATCTCCAAAAGGATGCGTGATTAGAACTGCTTATGGAAGCGTGGATGCCCGAATTGATACTCAGATTGAAGAAATTAAAAAAGTAATTCTAGAGGCGAGAGGCAGGGAGCAGGAAAGTGATATTATCAACTGA
- the fliI gene encoding flagellar protein export ATPase FliI has translation MLSTDHYVKLIRNIDPVRVNGKITQIIGLTIESQGPDVRIGELCSIYPAQSQVPIQAEVVGIRENKVLLMPLGEVRSIGPGCDVVASGKPMMVKAGPQLLGRVLDGLGQPIDGKPLPMGLEEVPAYSNPPNPLSRPRIHSPLSVGVRTIDGLLTMGKGQRVGIFAGSGVGKSTLLGMISRNTSADVNVIALIGERGREVLDFLEQNLGEEGLKKSVVIVATSDQPALIRIKGALTATSIAEYFRDQGKNVLLVMDSVTRFAMAQREIGLAIGEPPTTKGYTPSVFAMLPQLLERAGTGPKGSISAIYTVLVDGDDMNEPIADAVRGILDGHIVLNRGIAGKGIFPAIDVLNSASRVMTEITSEEHQNAARTFKQLMSSYNEAEDLINIGAYKKGSNREIDAAIRLKPIMDNFLHQGIYESSQLEEAHNFLTSQFGAMLR, from the coding sequence ATATTATCAACTGACCATTATGTTAAGCTTATTCGCAATATAGACCCCGTAAGAGTTAATGGTAAAATCACTCAAATTATTGGCTTGACGATTGAGTCCCAAGGCCCTGACGTGCGGATAGGAGAACTATGCTCGATCTATCCTGCACAATCTCAAGTTCCCATTCAAGCAGAAGTAGTTGGCATAAGAGAAAATAAAGTATTGCTCATGCCACTTGGAGAAGTACGTTCCATTGGACCTGGCTGCGATGTAGTTGCAAGCGGTAAACCAATGATGGTCAAAGCCGGCCCGCAATTATTAGGCAGAGTTCTAGATGGATTGGGCCAGCCAATTGACGGAAAACCATTGCCTATGGGTTTGGAAGAGGTACCTGCCTATTCAAACCCGCCAAATCCATTAAGCCGGCCAAGAATTCATTCTCCATTAAGTGTGGGAGTGCGGACAATTGATGGCTTACTTACAATGGGAAAGGGACAAAGGGTTGGGATTTTCGCCGGTAGTGGTGTGGGGAAAAGTACTCTCTTAGGTATGATTTCCCGTAATACATCTGCTGATGTAAACGTGATCGCCTTAATTGGGGAAAGGGGACGTGAAGTTCTTGACTTCTTGGAACAAAATCTTGGTGAAGAAGGATTAAAGAAGTCTGTGGTCATTGTGGCAACATCAGATCAACCGGCATTAATCCGGATTAAAGGAGCATTAACAGCAACATCTATTGCTGAATATTTTCGTGACCAGGGGAAAAATGTCCTTCTTGTAATGGATTCTGTTACACGTTTCGCCATGGCGCAGCGCGAGATCGGATTAGCCATTGGAGAACCACCTACAACCAAAGGTTATACTCCTTCAGTATTTGCGATGCTTCCACAGCTTTTGGAACGAGCGGGTACAGGCCCTAAAGGTTCGATATCGGCGATTTACACAGTACTGGTTGATGGTGATGATATGAATGAGCCAATCGCAGACGCAGTACGTGGGATATTGGATGGACACATTGTTCTAAACCGGGGCATTGCTGGTAAAGGGATATTCCCGGCGATAGACGTATTAAACAGTGCAAGCCGTGTTATGACGGAAATTACATCAGAGGAACATCAAAATGCAGCTCGAACTTTTAAACAATTAATGTCCTCTTACAATGAAGCAGAGGATTTGATCAATATTGGGGCCTATAAAAAAGGTTCGAATAGAGAAATAGATGCAGCCATTCGATTAAAACCAATTATGGATAATTTTTTACACCAAGGTATTTATGAAAGTTCCCAGCTAGAAGAAGCACATAATTTCTTAACTTCACAATTTGGAGCGATGTTGCGATGA
- the fliJ gene encoding flagellar export protein FliJ — protein sequence MKFQFSFQKVLDFKEKEKEAAEQEFGTIRTIAMELEEKMGNLEQVKENAFTQYNHVDRKTIWEMIEFQQEIEHINKRMKELAHQSQQVHQQVEQKQQVLIEKTQEAKMWNQWKSKSLAIFQRQMEQKEQAMLDEMAVLRYARKI from the coding sequence ATGAAATTTCAGTTTTCCTTTCAAAAAGTCCTCGACTTTAAAGAAAAAGAAAAAGAAGCTGCCGAACAAGAATTCGGAACAATCAGAACGATAGCAATGGAATTAGAAGAAAAAATGGGAAATTTAGAGCAGGTAAAGGAAAACGCTTTTACTCAATATAATCATGTTGATCGAAAAACTATCTGGGAAATGATCGAATTTCAGCAAGAAATCGAACATATAAACAAACGAATGAAAGAATTGGCGCATCAATCCCAACAAGTTCATCAACAAGTTGAACAGAAGCAACAAGTTTTAATTGAAAAAACGCAGGAAGCGAAAATGTGGAATCAATGGAAGTCCAAATCTCTAGCTATATTTCAAAGACAAATGGAGCAAAAGGAACAAGCCATGCTTGATGAAATGGCTGTTTTACGCTATGCCAGAAAAATTTGA